GCTCGACAATACGAGATACGATTGGGGGGTACTATACAGATGGCCAATCGTGCATCAGTGTCCAATTCCTGGTAGTCTCTAGCACGGCAGTGCTCTCACCATCTACCCCAGCCTGCCCTGGAAACCACCTCACTGCCTCAAGGTTGTTGGCTACCTGCCCTTGACCAATCATCTTCCCTTTCTCGTCCATCACAGCCATCTATGAGTACTTGGAGTGATAGTCAACTCCAGATCGGTGAATCGTCTTATCACCCGGCTTCCCTGGGTTTTGGCTCTATTAACAGAGAGCGGCTAGATTCAGATCTAGCCGCTCTGGGAGTATCAGGTTTGTTGGCTCTTTACTTATCGGGCTGGATAAACTCAATCTGTACGCCGTGGAGCGACTTCGGGTGTCCGAAATTGACCTTCCCGCCGGTATAGGTGAGTGCGGTGGGGCTCACAAATTTGACGCCCTTCTCGGTGAAGTCCTTCATGTCTTTCTCGAGGTTGTCTGTCTGCAAAGAAAGGAGGAATACCCCTTCCCCTCTGGTTTCGACGAACTTATAGACCGAGGTCTCCGGGTTACTGGAGGCAATGAGGTTGATGCTGACACCAGCAATCTTGAAGGTAGCGCCAGTCAATCCGGGGAAGGCAAAGTCTGTCGGCTTGGTATATACCGGCGGTACTCCCAAGAATGCGCCATACTTCTTCACTGCTGCCTCAAGGTCTTTCACTGCTATGTTTACGCCGTAGAACTGTTTGATCATATTTCCTTATGCTCCTCCTGTTTTCAAAATACTCAACTAAAGCTATTTTAGCAGAATCTCGTTGAGTGCCGCAACCAGGGCATCAGTATGCTCCGGCTTTCCGACGCTGATGCGGATGTAGTCCTTGAGGAGAGGGGTATCAAAGTATCGTATCAGGATA
This Chloroflexota bacterium DNA region includes the following protein-coding sequences:
- a CDS encoding VOC family protein — encoded protein: MIKQFYGVNIAVKDLEAAVKKYGAFLGVPPVYTKPTDFAFPGLTGATFKIAGVSINLIASSNPETSVYKFVETRGEGVFLLSLQTDNLEKDMKDFTEKGVKFVSPTALTYTGGKVNFGHPKSLHGVQIEFIQPDK